Proteins encoded in a region of the Thunnus thynnus chromosome 8, fThuThy2.1, whole genome shotgun sequence genome:
- the ptger3 gene encoding prostaglandin E2 receptor EP3 subtype encodes MIWDGCDSLEGLQTTAGAMLGTNVSKSLRECNATKNSSLGNVSVGFPITMMITGMVGNSLALILVCISYRKKENKRKKSFLLCIGSLALTDLFGQLLTSPIVISVYRADLKWERIDSSGNLCAFFGVCMTTFGLCALFLASAMAIERAMAITNPHWYSNHMKTSVTKQTLAAIWCVVLLFALLPIAGVGKYTRQWPGTWCFISTGDREVTGNMFFSITFAVLGIFSLLITVSCNVVTIRGLIIRCKTKSGTSQSSKQWERLTTETVIQLLGIMCVLLICWSPLLVLMLRMISTQVSSHQCNSTVVPVNQTAGQDVQLDCNFFLTAIRLASLNQILDPWVYLLLREILLRKFCIMANAVSNCSLEEQKETQTALDALNKLNHENNSLHKPQSS; translated from the exons ATGATTTGGGACGGTTGTGATTCTCTTGAGGGCCTGCAAACCACTGCTGGAGCGATGCTTGGCACCAACGTCTCCAAATCATTGCGCGAATGCAATGCCACCAAGAATTCCAGTTTGGGAAATGTATCAGTTGGTTTCCCCATAACCATGATGATCACTGGCATGGTGGGCAACTCATTAGCTCTAATTCTGGTGTGTATCTCTTACAGAAAGAAggagaataaaaggaaaaagtctTTCTTACTTTGCATTGGATCGCTGGCGTTGACTGACCTGTTTGGACAGCTTTTGACAAGTCCAATAGTGATATCAGTTTACCGAGCTGATCTGAAATGGGAGCGTATCGACTCATCGGGCAATTTGTGCGCTTTTTTTGGTGTGTGCATGACAACTTTTGGCCTGTGCGCCCTCTTCTTGGCCAGTGCCATGGCAATTGAAAGGGCTATGGCGATAACAAACCCCCACTGGTACTCCAATCACATGAAGACAAGTGTGACAAAGCAGACTCTGGCTGCTATATGGTGTGTTGTGTTGCTCTTCGCGCTGCTGCCCATTGCAGGGGTCGGGAAATACACACGCCAGTGGCCGGGCACCTGGTGCTTTATCAGCACCGGGGACAGAGAAGTCACGGGCAATATGTTTTTCTCCATCACTTTCGCTGTACTTGGGATTTTCTCTCTGCTTATAACAGTTTCCTGCAATGTGGTGACGATCCGGGGCTTAATTATCCGGTGTAAAACAAAGTCTGGCACATCTCAGTCTTCAAAGCAGTGGGAACGGCTCACCACGGAGACCGTCATTCAGCTGTTAGGGATTATGTGCGTCCTGCTTATATGCTGGTCTCCTCTGCTG GTGCTCATGCTGCGGATGATCTCTACTCAGGTATCCTCCCATCAATGCAATTCAACAGTAGTGCCCGTTAATCAAACCGCTGGCCAAGATGTCCAGTTAGACTGTAATTTCTTTCTGACGGCCATCCGCCTGGCCTCTCTCAACCAGATCCTGGACCCATGGGTCTATTTGCTCCTCAGGGAGATCCTCCTCCGCAAGTTCTGCATCATGGCTAATGCCGTGTCCAACTGCTCCCTAGAGGAACAGAAGGAGACTCAGACGGCGCTGGACGCTCTAAACAAGCTGAATCATGAAAACAACAGCCTTCATAAACCACAGAGTAGCTAA
- the zranb2 gene encoding zinc finger Ran-binding domain-containing protein 2 has protein sequence MSGKNFRVSDGDWICPDKKCGNVNFARRTSCNRCGREKTTEAKMMKAGGTEIGKTLAEKSRGLFSANDWQCKTCGNVNWARRSECNMCNTPKYAKLEERTGYGGGFNERENVEYIEREESDGEYDEFGRKKKKYRGKTNSTSSSKESEKKEVPKDEEEEEEDDEDDEEGDLSKYKLDDDDEEDDGDLSKYDLDASDDDDDKQAKKKGSRSGSSRSRSSSRSSSSSSRSRSRSRSRSSSSSRSGSRSRSHSRSSSRSGKGSSPRKRSRSPSSSPERRQKRSRSRSSSGGRKRRRSRSRSSERRRGHSSGSSHSGSSSKKK, from the exons GTGTGGAAATGTGAACTTTGCAAGAAGAACTAGTTGTAACAGATGTGGCAGGG agaaaaccaCAGAGGCAAAGATGATGAAAGCAGGAGGAACAGAGATTGGGAAAACTCTAGCTGAGAAGAGCAGAGGCCTCTTCAGTGCAAATGATTGGCAGTGTAAAAC ATGTGGTAATGTGAATTGGGCCAGGAGGTCAGAGTGCAACATGTGTAACACACCGAAATATGCCAAGCTTGAAGAGAGAACAG GGTATGGTGGAGGATTTAATGAAAGGGAGAATGTGGAATACATTGAACGAGAGGAATCAGATGGTGAATATGATGAG tttggtaggaaaaagaaaaagtatcgTGGGAAGACCAACAGCACATCCTCCtcaaaagaaagtgaaaagaaagaagtgccaaaagatgaagaggaggaggaggaagatgatgaagatgacgAAGAGGGTGACCTTTCCAAATACAAACTGGAT gatgatgatgaggaagacGATGGAGACCTATCAAAGTATGACCTGGACGCCAGCGATGATGACGACGACAAGCAGGCTAAGAAAAAGGGCAGCCGCTCGGGCTCGTCCCGTTCTCGCTCATCCTCACGCTCCTCCAGCTCCAGTTCACGGTCGAGGTCCAG gtcCCGCTCTAGGAGCTCATCTAGTTCCCGATCTGGATCTCGCTCGAGGTCCCACTCCAG ATCCAGCTCCAGGTCTGGAAAGGGCTCCTCTCCCCGGAAGAGGTCCCGCTCACCTTCCTCCTCAcctgagaggagacagaagcgCAGTCGCTCCAGGTCCTCATCTGGAGGGAGAAAACGGAGGCGTTCTAGATCACGTTCGTCCGAAAG GCGCCGCGGCCACTCCTCTGGATCCTCCCATTCTGGCTCCAGTTCAAAAAAGAAATAA